Proteins encoded in a region of the Schistocerca serialis cubense isolate TAMUIC-IGC-003099 chromosome 6, iqSchSeri2.2, whole genome shotgun sequence genome:
- the LOC126484465 gene encoding protein O-linked-mannose beta-1,4-N-acetylglucosaminyltransferase 2-like — translation MMLLHVSAVAVTVAMYFYVLNEDFHMTWCELMSCTRTEKTDQHIVNGSSVWCTFTEHGKRLCSFKNLYFKPQENLFLFLLNEDSVVSGIGRKEDLKSFDASAVLNHNRFHLQIVPVSADDNIIGRNFSFLDSVFALWRFKMDNIMHVLHDDLLPLYYTYSHICNGDIELCREKYRLFFVDGGGIGTLHEWYKLFSTKEPIQATELKSHDVICFIHCHVGLVSNTLWYQYGFGRPQGPIKNLNLHGHLLLQFSAFIKKKLNLSSVKKSERQKQGVLLSRQINRRILNEMELINSMKQTYNSIFHDESLRIDKLDLSTNDTKTLVSLIYNSDIVIGMHGSAMILCLFVKPGALVIEIFPFGINPDYVSPVKALSKVAGSFFNYFQWVNEKENNSFPNENAHQLHGGISHLSEGEKAYIRSIKEVPAVECCHNTVYLYRMFQDTVVGQEFLALFSKAILKHNSSAHTTSGTKENLIEHWYFPAQVRNLTCVVNNQKIAVKWMTPLNVKTNHKYEITLSSGDWHLSVTAEKTDVLATVPPKAKMKTIQVWVKCIAQDVESSDAYTECSNG, via the coding sequence ATGATGTTGCTTCATGTAAGTGCAGTTGCTGTTACAGTTGCAATGTATTTTTATGTATTAAACGAGGACTTCCACATGACGTGGTGTGAGCTAATGTCATGCACTCGTACTGAAAAAACtgatcagcacattgtcaatggtTCATCTGTTTGGTGTACTTTCACAGAGCATGGTAAACGGTTGTGCAGTTTTAAGAACTTGTATTTTAAGCcacaggaaaatttatttttgtttttgctcaACGAGGATTCAGTTGTCTCTGGTattggaagaaaagaggatctcaaGAGTTTTGACGCCTCAGCGGTCTTAAATCACAACCGATTCCATCTTCAAATAGTTCCAGTTTCCGCAGATGATAACATTATTGGAAGAAACTTCAGCTTTCTTGATTCAGTGTTCGCTCTGTGGCGGTTCAAAATGGACAATATCATGCATGTTTTGCATGACGATTTACTGCCCCTTTATTACACATACTCACATATATGCAACGGTGACATAGAACTATGTCGTGAAAAGTATAGATTGTTTTTCGTAGATGGTGGTGGAATAGGTACATTGCATGAATGGTACAAATTGTTTTCTACCAAAGAACCTATCCAAGCAACGGAACTGAAATCTCATGACGTGATCTGTTTCATTCATTGTCATGTGGGGCTTGTTTCAAACACTCTGTGGTACCAGTACGGGTTTGGGCGGCCCCAAGGACCCATTAAAAATCTCAATCTACATGGCCATTTGTTATTACAGTTTTCTGCTTtcattaagaaaaaattaaatCTATCGTCTGTTAAGAAGTCAGAAAGGCAAAAGCAGGGTGTTTTGCTTAGTAGACAAATAAACCGCCGGATTTTGAATGAAATGGAGCTGATAAACTCAATGAAACAAACATATAATTCCATTTTTCATGATGAAAGTCTCAGAATTGACAAATTAGATTTGTCGACAAATGACACAAAGACATTAGTGTCACTTATATATAATTCAGACATTGTTATTGGGATGCATGGCTCAGCTATGATCCTTTGCCTTTTTGTGAAGCCAGGGGCTTTGGTTATTGAAATCTTTCCCTTTGGTATTAATCCTGATTATGTTTCACCAGTAAAGGCCCTTAGCAAGGTTGCTGGTTCATTTTTCAATTATTTCCAGTgggttaatgaaaaagaaaataattcctTTCCAAATGAGAATGCACACCAATTACATGGTGGTATCAGCCACTTGTCAGAAGGAGAAAAGGCGTATATTAGAAGTATCAAGGAAGTGCCTGCTGTTGAATGCTGTCATAATACAGTCTATTTATATCGTATGTTCCAGGATACTGTTGTTGGTCAAGAATTTCTAGCCTTATTTTCAAAAGCTATCCTGAAACACAATAGTTCTGCACATACTACATCTGGCACAAAGGAAAATTTAATTGAACACTGGTACTTCCCTGCTCAAGTAAGAAATTTAACATGTGTAGTTAATAATCAGAAAATTGCTGTCAAATGGATGACACCTCTTAATGTGAAGACTAATCATAAGTATGAAATAACTTTATCAAGTGGAGATTGGCACTTGtcagttacagcagaaaaaacagatGTATTAGCCACAGTCCCACCAaaggcaaaaatgaaaactatACAGGTGTGGGTAAAATGCATAGCTCAAGATGTTGAGAGCTCGGATGCATACACTGAATGTAGCAATGGATGA